One region of Streptomyces subrutilus genomic DNA includes:
- a CDS encoding SCO2322 family protein, producing the protein MRRRRLLPLVFAFGVVLAVLAAGPAAAASYRYWSFWDGAGGTWAYATVGPSMARPADGSVQGFRFAVSKDAAAEAARPRAAADFTAICGATPAAEGRKRVALVIDFGLPEDAPQDEPAPQAQPRTACAQVAPEATAAEALASVAKPLRYNSAALLCGVSGFPKQGCGEPLPDTPPATPPPKAEADTDNGGPSAGLLAGIAAVAALAAAAIWQSRRRTR; encoded by the coding sequence ATGCGCCGCCGCCGTCTCCTCCCCCTCGTCTTCGCCTTCGGCGTCGTCCTGGCCGTGCTGGCGGCCGGTCCGGCCGCGGCCGCGAGCTACCGCTACTGGTCGTTCTGGGACGGCGCCGGCGGTACGTGGGCGTACGCCACCGTCGGGCCCTCGATGGCCCGCCCGGCGGACGGCTCCGTGCAGGGCTTCCGCTTCGCGGTGAGCAAGGACGCGGCGGCGGAGGCGGCGCGGCCGCGGGCGGCGGCGGACTTCACGGCGATCTGCGGAGCGACCCCGGCGGCCGAGGGCCGCAAGCGGGTGGCGCTGGTCATCGACTTCGGCCTCCCCGAGGACGCCCCGCAGGACGAGCCCGCCCCGCAGGCTCAGCCCCGCACGGCCTGCGCCCAGGTGGCCCCGGAGGCCACGGCGGCCGAAGCCCTGGCCTCGGTCGCGAAGCCGCTGCGCTACAACAGCGCGGCCCTGCTGTGCGGAGTCTCGGGCTTCCCGAAACAGGGCTGCGGCGAACCCCTCCCGGACACCCCGCCCGCCACCCCCCCGCCGAAGGCCGAAGCCGACACCGACAACGGCGGCCCGTCGGCAGGCCTCCTGGCAGGCATAGCGGCGGTGGCGGCCCTGGCCGCGGCCGCCATCTGGCAGTCCCGCCGCCGCACCCGATGA